The Methanothrix sp. genome has a segment encoding these proteins:
- a CDS encoding ATP-binding protein, whose translation MEFADGEIAGWRKRLRFLKKGGNVILIGNSGTGKTHMAISVGIRACEGNYRVEKN comes from the coding sequence ATGGAGTTCGCTGATGGGGAGATCGCGGGTTGGAGGAAACGCTTGCGTTTCTTAAAGAAGGGGGGGAATGTTATTCTCATCGGAAATTCCGGAACCGGCAAGACTCATATGGCTATTTCGGTAGGGATCAGAGCATGCGAGGGGAACTATCGAGTTGAAAAAAATTGA
- a CDS encoding ABC transporter substrate-binding protein, with translation MIALRRFVFMAILAAVVVLSLGCISPTDEGGKAAEKKSAGITTLRIGYQPSTHQIAEIVAAEKGWWKEDLQPFGVSSIEEKEFQSGPPEMQAMLAGAIDIAYVGTAPTITAIAEGLDAKIVASVNTNGSDLLLRPGKEYSGPKSLEGMSIATFPAGSIQDIVIKKWLEDNGVDISKITFHGMGPGEAVTAIEAGKVDGVFLPHPSPSKIELDKKGITVVQSGEMWPHHACCSLLVSGKLLREQPDLVDQIIKTHIKTTEYVNANPDEAAEIYAKRTKQDLAVVKASIERWDGEWVSNPEIQISSTVEYARVDKQLGYINKSLSEDDLFDSSFYHQALAPA, from the coding sequence GTGATTGCATTGAGAAGATTCGTTTTCATGGCCATCCTGGCAGCAGTGGTGGTGCTATCTTTGGGCTGCATCTCCCCCACTGATGAAGGGGGCAAGGCAGCAGAAAAGAAAAGCGCCGGCATAACCACCCTGCGCATAGGCTACCAGCCCAGCACCCATCAGATCGCAGAGATAGTGGCAGCAGAGAAGGGATGGTGGAAAGAGGACCTCCAGCCCTTTGGAGTGAGCAGCATCGAAGAGAAGGAATTTCAATCCGGACCACCGGAGATGCAGGCCATGCTGGCTGGAGCGATAGACATCGCCTATGTGGGAACAGCGCCCACTATAACCGCCATCGCCGAGGGCCTGGATGCCAAGATTGTGGCATCGGTGAACACCAATGGCTCGGATCTGCTCTTGAGGCCGGGTAAAGAGTATAGCGGTCCCAAGTCCCTGGAGGGCATGAGCATTGCCACCTTCCCCGCCGGCTCCATCCAGGACATAGTCATAAAGAAGTGGCTGGAGGATAATGGAGTTGACATATCCAAGATCACATTCCATGGCATGGGCCCAGGCGAAGCTGTAACTGCCATTGAAGCGGGAAAGGTAGACGGCGTCTTCCTGCCCCATCCATCGCCCTCCAAGATCGAGCTGGATAAGAAAGGCATAACAGTGGTCCAGTCGGGTGAGATGTGGCCGCACCATGCCTGCTGCAGCCTCCTGGTCAGCGGAAAGCTCCTGCGCGAGCAGCCGGATCTGGTGGATCAGATAATCAAGACCCACATCAAGACCACAGAGTATGTCAATGCCAATCCGGATGAGGCGGCAGAGATCTATGCCAAGAGGACGAAACAGGATCTGGCAGTGGTCAAGGCCTCGATAGAGAGATGGGATGGAGAATGGGTCAGCAATCCAGAGATTCAGATCTCATCCACAGTTGAGTATGCCAGAGTGGACAAGCAATTGGGCTACATCAACAAGAGCCTGAGCGAGGATGATCTATTCGACAGCAGCTTCTATCACCAGGCCTTGGCACCGGCATAA
- the comE gene encoding sulfopyruvate decarboxylase subunit beta has product MRRIEAIALAAKSAQERNALLISNIGYPSRELYSVHDRPENFYMLGSMGMASSIGLGLALARPERRVMVLDGDGSVLMNLGTLATIAQHAPDNYLLVILDNGCYGSTGSQPTCTCYSTDLAAVARGAGIRNVQKTDDPEGLSRALQGQGVVVARVEAGNASVPVIDLLPEEIIKRFIRSILPAGSS; this is encoded by the coding sequence ATGAGGCGTATTGAAGCCATTGCTCTGGCTGCCAAATCCGCTCAGGAGCGAAATGCGCTATTGATCTCGAATATTGGCTATCCCAGCCGGGAGCTGTACTCCGTCCACGACCGCCCGGAGAATTTCTACATGCTCGGCTCCATGGGCATGGCCTCCTCCATCGGCCTGGGCCTCGCCCTGGCCCGACCGGAGAGAAGGGTGATGGTCCTTGATGGCGATGGCTCAGTTCTCATGAATCTGGGAACATTGGCCACCATCGCCCAGCATGCACCGGACAACTATCTGCTCGTGATCCTGGACAACGGCTGTTACGGCTCCACCGGCTCTCAGCCCACCTGCACCTGCTATTCCACCGACCTTGCTGCTGTTGCCCGTGGAGCGGGGATCAGGAATGTTCAGAAGACCGATGATCCCGAAGGCCTTTCCCGGGCTCTTCAGGGGCAGGGGGTGGTGGTGGCAAGGGTGGAGGCGGGAAATGCCAGCGTTCCCGTAATCGATCTGCTCCCGGAGGAGATTATCAAGAGGTTCATCAGATCCATTCTACCGGCTGGCTCATCCTGA
- a CDS encoding LL-diaminopimelate aminotransferase, whose translation MYADRIKNLPPYLFAGIDKAKQEARARGVDVIDLSVGDPDLPTPDHIVQALKRAVDDSSNHQYPSYEGKLAFRKAVADWYKKTFDVDLDPEDEVLTLIGSKEGIAHAPLAFINPGDLALVPDPAYPVYRTATAFAGGEPVVMPLLKENGFLPDLDAIPAEIARRAKIMFLNYPNNPIGATASRKFFEELVDFARDNGIIIMHDNPYSEIYFDGNRSSSLLEVDGAKDVAVEFHSLSKTYNMTGWRIGSVVGDADVIAGIGKIKSNIDSGTFGAVQDAGIAALNSPREVVDEIRQVYQQRIDILYRALRDIGLELERPRATLYLWAWVGGSSIDYAAELLERTGIVATPGVGFREHGEGYIRFSITRETKRVEEAARRLEKMKTRRIRATETGGN comes from the coding sequence ATGTATGCCGATCGGATAAAGAATCTCCCGCCGTACCTTTTTGCCGGCATCGATAAGGCGAAACAGGAGGCAAGGGCAAGAGGAGTGGATGTGATCGACCTGAGCGTCGGAGACCCTGATCTGCCGACGCCCGATCACATTGTTCAAGCTTTGAAGCGGGCGGTGGATGACTCATCGAACCACCAGTATCCGTCATATGAGGGAAAGCTGGCCTTCCGGAAGGCTGTTGCAGACTGGTATAAGAAGACCTTCGATGTTGACCTGGATCCAGAGGATGAGGTGCTGACGCTGATCGGCTCCAAGGAGGGTATTGCCCATGCGCCGCTGGCCTTTATCAACCCCGGTGACCTGGCTTTGGTTCCCGATCCCGCCTACCCGGTTTACCGGACAGCCACGGCCTTTGCCGGCGGAGAGCCGGTCGTCATGCCACTGCTAAAGGAGAACGGCTTTCTGCCTGACCTGGATGCCATACCGGCAGAGATCGCCAGGCGGGCGAAGATCATGTTTCTCAACTATCCCAACAACCCCATCGGGGCGACGGCCAGCAGGAAGTTCTTCGAAGAGCTGGTCGACTTTGCCCGGGACAATGGTATCATCATAATGCATGACAACCCTTACTCTGAGATCTACTTCGATGGCAATCGATCCTCCAGCCTCCTGGAGGTGGATGGGGCAAAGGATGTGGCAGTGGAGTTTCATTCCCTCTCCAAGACCTATAACATGACCGGCTGGAGGATAGGATCGGTGGTCGGAGATGCCGATGTCATAGCAGGAATAGGCAAGATCAAGAGCAACATCGATTCGGGAACCTTCGGTGCAGTACAGGATGCGGGGATTGCGGCCTTGAATAGCCCAAGAGAGGTGGTGGATGAGATCCGCCAGGTCTACCAGCAGAGGATAGATATACTGTACAGAGCCCTCAGGGATATCGGCCTTGAGCTGGAGAGGCCCAGGGCGACCCTTTATCTCTGGGCCTGGGTGGGAGGAAGCTCCATCGATTATGCTGCTGAATTGCTGGAGAGAACGGGGATTGTGGCCACCCCGGGAGTGGGATTCAGAGAGCATGGCGAGGGCTACATCCGCTTCTCCATCACCCGGGAGACGAAGAGGGTGGAAGAGGCAGCAAGGCGCCTGGAGAAGATGAAAACCAGGCGGATCCGGGCCACAGAGACTGGAGGAAATTGA
- a CDS encoding ATP-binding protein — translation MLFQLLAARYETMSIIITSNLGFSDWVKVFHDRTLTAAILDRITHRALILNMNGESFRRK, via the coding sequence TTGCTATTTCAGTTGCTTGCAGCACGATATGAGACTATGAGTATTATCATTACCTCGAACCTGGGATTTTCAGATTGGGTGAAGGTATTCCATGACAGGACTCTAACCGCAGCAATTCTGGATAGGATTACCCACCGCGCGCTGATACTGAACATGAACGGAGAGAGTTTCCGCAGAAAGTAG
- the comD gene encoding sulfopyruvate decarboxylase subunit alpha, translated as MTASLAIYSGLKHAGIDFAVSVPCVNLQELLVLVEEDPDIIHLPATREEEGVGLCAGAWMGGRRPALLMQNSGLGNCINALASLDMLYGIPLLMIISHRGGKGEPIAGQVPMGDLTIPLLQTLNIPYKTPARGEGEEAVVASWKEARERRRPASVLLDLEYWRER; from the coding sequence ATGACCGCCAGCCTCGCCATCTATAGCGGCCTGAAGCATGCCGGGATAGACTTTGCCGTATCCGTCCCCTGCGTCAACCTGCAGGAGCTGCTCGTACTGGTGGAAGAGGACCCGGATATCATTCATCTGCCGGCCACCAGAGAGGAGGAGGGGGTGGGCCTTTGCGCCGGCGCCTGGATGGGGGGGAGGAGGCCCGCCCTTCTGATGCAAAACTCCGGCCTGGGAAACTGCATCAATGCCCTGGCCTCTCTGGATATGCTCTATGGCATACCTCTGCTCATGATCATCAGCCATCGCGGCGGCAAGGGGGAGCCGATAGCCGGCCAGGTGCCCATGGGAGATCTCACCATTCCTCTCTTGCAGACCCTGAATATCCCCTATAAAACGCCCGCCCGCGGAGAGGGTGAGGAGGCAGTGGTGGCATCCTGGAAGGAGGCCCGGGAGAGGCGCCGCCCAGCCTCCGTTCTCCTGGACCTGGAATACTGGAGGGAGAGATGA
- a CDS encoding ATP-dependent DNA helicase: MLEIKDLSRWLPQEVIEFYEGQGYRELYPPQAEAIERGLLEEKSMFLALATASGKTLLAELAMLKAALQSRRSLYIVPLRALAAEKFDSFQRFRRLGISVGISTGDFDKKDERLGRNQIIIATSEKADSLMRNAASWVRDLAVLVVDEIHLLNDVGRGPTLEMTITKLRHSNPGLQIIGLSATVANSRDLADWLDAELVSSDWRPIALKEGLICQGRLVFPEEERALEGKKEDKKDEAIALVRDTLSQDAQILIFENSRKNAEAAAIKMSNLIPLQPLSEALSESILATGESETCHRLASCVSRGIAFHHAGLLPEQRRLVEQGFRENKIKVIASTPTLAAGLNLPARRVLIKSYRRYEYGLGMVPIPVMEYRQMAGRAGRPGLDPYGESFLMAKNNSEMLNLKERYIEGSPEEIWSKLASESALRTHILSTIAAGFARTERELKDFIATTFYAHQQDPWHLDAALEKVLAFLADNGMIVDGPEGDLLPTRLGSLVSKLYIDPLSAVIMLENLGSEEGNGDRSKRERVARRPSDLSLIHLITMTPDMSLLYIQSADGWVEEFIDLNQKELYEEENYDYLLREAKTSAMLLDWIGEVREELISDRYRIGPGDIRRSAETAEWLMHSLAELSKHLDLGITYRAEQLSVRLHYGAGQDLLTLLDLKGIGRVRARKLHQSGITNREKLRSADPAEVARLIGPKIAEKVLLQLDQEERAERAEGEKSMKEIGLTGADEPPWGYDRKGGGGGREEGRGAEANGDMRYQKTGHLQAQGELTAERKRAARRSKQGRLP; encoded by the coding sequence ATGCTGGAGATAAAGGATTTAAGCCGCTGGCTGCCCCAGGAGGTCATTGAGTTTTATGAAGGGCAGGGTTATAGAGAGCTTTATCCTCCTCAGGCAGAGGCCATAGAAAGAGGTCTTCTGGAGGAGAAGAGCATGTTTCTTGCTCTGGCGACGGCTTCTGGCAAGACCCTTCTGGCAGAGCTTGCCATGCTCAAGGCCGCTCTGCAGTCCAGGCGCTCCCTTTATATCGTCCCACTGCGTGCCCTGGCGGCAGAGAAGTTCGACTCTTTTCAAAGGTTCAGGAGGCTGGGGATAAGCGTGGGCATAAGCACAGGCGACTTCGACAAGAAGGATGAGCGCCTGGGCAGAAATCAGATAATAATCGCCACCTCAGAGAAGGCGGACTCATTGATGAGAAATGCTGCCTCATGGGTGCGGGATCTTGCCGTTCTGGTGGTCGATGAGATCCACCTCTTAAACGATGTCGGCCGGGGTCCGACCCTGGAGATGACCATCACCAAGCTGCGCCACTCCAACCCCGGATTGCAGATCATCGGCCTTTCAGCGACTGTCGCCAACTCCCGTGACCTGGCAGACTGGCTGGATGCAGAGCTGGTGAGCAGCGATTGGAGGCCCATAGCCCTCAAGGAGGGGCTCATCTGTCAGGGAAGGCTGGTCTTCCCCGAGGAAGAGAGGGCCCTTGAGGGGAAGAAGGAGGATAAGAAGGACGAGGCCATTGCCCTGGTCAGGGACACCCTCTCCCAGGATGCCCAGATACTGATATTCGAGAACTCCCGCAAGAATGCTGAGGCGGCAGCCATAAAGATGTCCAACCTCATTCCTCTCCAGCCGCTCTCAGAGGCCCTCTCGGAGAGCATTCTGGCCACAGGAGAGAGCGAGACCTGCCACCGCCTGGCCTCATGTGTCTCCAGGGGCATTGCATTTCATCATGCTGGCCTTCTCCCCGAGCAGCGCAGGCTGGTGGAGCAGGGATTCCGGGAGAACAAGATCAAGGTCATCGCCAGCACACCCACCCTGGCTGCCGGCCTCAACCTGCCGGCCAGAAGGGTGCTGATAAAGAGCTATCGGAGGTATGAATACGGCTTGGGCATGGTCCCCATTCCGGTGATGGAGTACCGCCAGATGGCGGGCAGAGCAGGGAGGCCAGGCCTTGATCCTTATGGCGAATCCTTCCTCATGGCCAAGAACAACTCGGAGATGCTCAATCTGAAGGAGCGCTACATAGAGGGCTCGCCTGAGGAGATCTGGTCGAAGCTGGCCAGCGAGAGTGCTCTGCGCACCCATATCCTCTCCACCATCGCCGCCGGCTTTGCCCGGACAGAAAGAGAGTTGAAGGACTTCATCGCCACCACATTTTATGCTCATCAGCAGGACCCCTGGCACCTGGATGCTGCATTGGAGAAGGTCCTGGCCTTCCTTGCAGATAACGGGATGATAGTTGATGGCCCGGAGGGCGATCTTCTGCCCACCAGGCTCGGCTCTCTGGTCTCTAAGCTGTACATCGATCCCTTGAGCGCAGTTATAATGCTGGAGAACCTGGGCAGTGAAGAGGGAAATGGGGATAGGAGCAAAAGGGAGAGGGTGGCGAGAAGGCCCTCAGATCTCTCCCTCATCCATCTCATAACCATGACCCCGGATATGTCCCTGCTCTACATCCAGTCGGCAGACGGCTGGGTGGAGGAGTTCATCGATCTGAATCAGAAGGAGCTTTATGAAGAGGAGAACTACGACTATCTCCTTCGCGAGGCCAAGACCTCGGCCATGCTTCTCGACTGGATCGGGGAGGTTAGAGAGGAGCTTATAAGCGACCGGTATCGCATCGGACCGGGCGACATCCGCCGTTCTGCCGAGACTGCAGAGTGGCTGATGCACTCCCTGGCAGAGCTCTCCAAGCATCTTGACCTGGGGATCACCTACCGGGCAGAGCAGCTATCGGTTCGCCTCCATTACGGCGCCGGCCAGGATCTGCTCACACTGCTGGATCTGAAGGGCATAGGAAGGGTGAGGGCAAGAAAGCTCCATCAGTCCGGCATAACCAACCGGGAGAAGCTCAGGAGCGCCGATCCGGCGGAGGTGGCCAGGCTCATTGGCCCGAAGATCGCAGAGAAGGTCCTCCTTCAACTGGACCAGGAGGAGAGGGCAGAGAGAGCAGAGGGGGAGAAGAGTATGAAGGAGATAGGCCTGACGGGAGCGGATGAGCCCCCCTGGGGATATGACAGGAAAGGAGGAGGGGGAGGAAGGGAAGAGGGAAGAGGAGCAGAGGCGAACGGGGATATGAGATATCAGAAGACAGGTCATCTGCAGGCGCAAGGAGAGCTGACGGCCGAAAGAAAGAGGGCTGCACGAAGATCAAAGCAGGGGAGGCTGCCTTGA
- a CDS encoding AAA family ATPase, whose protein sequence is MRDEERMKIIGFVGLPGSGKGEASRIARERGLVVVVMGDVIRQEAARQGLEPTDQNLGRIGNALREREGPEAVAKRTLEMAQRTGRDLVVVDGLRSQAEADFFRSRAEEFYLIEVQAAADVRLRWLENRGRPDDPKGCEEDRGGASAEAWAVDSAASALKEREGREKGWGLCQAMERADYRIDNSGSLEDLRQRVVQLLDRITADGGKN, encoded by the coding sequence ATGAGAGATGAAGAGAGGATGAAGATAATCGGTTTTGTGGGCCTGCCGGGCTCGGGAAAGGGCGAGGCCTCGAGGATTGCCAGAGAGCGGGGCCTGGTCGTGGTGGTTATGGGGGATGTCATCCGGCAGGAGGCTGCCCGGCAGGGATTGGAGCCGACCGACCAGAACCTGGGCCGGATAGGAAATGCTCTGCGGGAGAGGGAGGGTCCGGAGGCCGTAGCCAAAAGGACGCTGGAGATGGCCCAAAGGACGGGAAGGGATCTGGTTGTAGTAGACGGCCTCCGTTCCCAGGCAGAGGCGGACTTCTTTCGCTCCCGGGCAGAGGAGTTCTACTTAATCGAGGTTCAGGCAGCAGCAGACGTCCGTCTGAGGTGGCTGGAGAATAGAGGGCGTCCGGACGATCCAAAGGGATGTGAGGAGGATAGGGGCGGTGCCTCTGCTGAGGCTTGGGCAGTGGACAGCGCCGCCTCTGCCCTGAAGGAGAGGGAGGGGCGGGAGAAGGGCTGGGGGTTGTGCCAGGCTATGGAGAGGGCGGACTACAGAATAGACAACTCCGGAAGCCTGGAGGACCTGCGCCAGAGGGTGGTGCAGCTATTGGACCGGATCACTGCAGACGGCGGCAAAAATTGA
- a CDS encoding ABC transporter permease, with translation MSESKKIKIRDRIARRGTEALSILGLIIIWQIAALAIDDKLLLPSFFQVIEALSRDWQTILERDLPTSLIHFLIGMGGGLLVALPLGMSMGWFRWADRVLDPIVEIFRPIPPLAWIPFSIVWFGLTDEAAGFIIFVGAVFPILINTYIGFRNLPRVYVESAKVLGATRDLDLVRYVAFPYALPSIAGGIRIAMGIAWMCLVAAEQFGVASSGLGYKIWSYYYLHQMEYVLLYILILGMLGLIIDKAFRFIVEERMLKWQVGLTQ, from the coding sequence ATGAGCGAGAGCAAGAAGATCAAGATACGGGATCGTATAGCCAGACGGGGAACTGAAGCCCTCTCCATACTGGGCCTGATCATCATCTGGCAGATCGCCGCCCTGGCCATAGATGACAAGCTCCTCCTCCCCAGCTTTTTTCAGGTTATTGAGGCCTTGTCAAGGGACTGGCAGACGATCTTGGAAAGAGACCTTCCCACCAGCCTCATCCATTTCCTCATAGGCATGGGCGGAGGGCTTCTAGTGGCCTTGCCTTTGGGGATGAGCATGGGCTGGTTCAGATGGGCGGACAGGGTTTTAGACCCCATTGTGGAGATCTTCCGGCCCATACCCCCCCTGGCCTGGATTCCCTTTTCCATCGTCTGGTTCGGCCTCACAGATGAGGCGGCTGGTTTTATCATCTTTGTGGGAGCTGTCTTTCCCATCCTGATCAATACCTATATCGGATTTCGCAACCTGCCTCGGGTCTATGTGGAATCGGCCAAGGTCCTGGGAGCGACAAGGGATCTGGATCTGGTCAGATATGTGGCCTTTCCCTATGCTCTGCCCTCCATTGCCGGCGGGATTCGAATCGCCATGGGCATAGCCTGGATGTGCCTTGTGGCAGCGGAGCAGTTCGGGGTGGCCTCATCAGGCCTCGGTTATAAGATCTGGTCTTACTATTATCTGCATCAGATGGAATATGTGCTTCTTTACATCCTGATACTGGGGATGCTGGGACTGATAATCGATAAAGCATTCCGTTTCATTGTAGAGGAGAGGATGCTCAAGTGGCAGGTGGGCCTGACCCAGTGA
- a CDS encoding radical SAM protein, translating to MICQREAGDGLLVNLGGIVPLSTVDWRGRAAMVVFLRGCPLRCPHCHNYALQTGESNIEFHALASRIVCRIKGLQTPAIAFRASTRQISLEDASVRAASRPFVDAFVLSGGEPLLQPEASLRLFGLAKSLSLATGLETSGFYPGRLRALLKSDVVDRVFLDLKTELNEPAYQMATGITGVADRVRESLEICYQSGVAIDARCTIFPELPSKDQIREIARTLEGLSRLYPDSHLESLTLQQGHPREGEPWFEPVALEEMQEMQEIAQAAGEGIAVQVGAPAVIKWAGQIAKSI from the coding sequence TTGATCTGTCAAAGAGAAGCGGGTGATGGACTGCTGGTCAACCTGGGGGGGATAGTACCCCTGTCCACAGTGGACTGGCGGGGACGGGCGGCCATGGTGGTATTCCTGCGGGGCTGTCCCCTCCGCTGCCCTCACTGCCACAATTATGCTCTGCAGACCGGAGAGAGCAACATCGAGTTTCATGCCCTTGCCTCCCGAATAGTATGTCGGATCAAGGGCCTGCAGACGCCTGCTATTGCATTTAGGGCCAGCACCCGGCAGATCAGCCTTGAGGATGCATCAGTTCGGGCAGCATCCCGGCCATTTGTTGATGCCTTTGTCCTCTCAGGAGGCGAGCCTCTGCTACAGCCAGAGGCCTCTCTCAGGCTGTTTGGCCTGGCAAAGAGCCTCTCTTTGGCCACAGGCCTGGAGACCTCGGGCTTCTATCCCGGCCGGCTGAGGGCATTGCTGAAGAGCGATGTGGTGGACAGGGTCTTCTTGGACCTGAAGACGGAGCTCAATGAGCCTGCCTACCAGATGGCCACAGGCATAACCGGTGTGGCCGACCGGGTGCGGGAGAGCCTGGAGATCTGCTATCAATCCGGCGTGGCAATCGATGCCCGCTGCACAATCTTCCCTGAGCTGCCCTCCAAAGACCAGATAAGAGAGATCGCCAGGACTCTGGAAGGGCTGAGCCGGCTGTACCCTGATAGCCATCTGGAGAGCCTCACCCTTCAGCAGGGCCATCCCAGAGAGGGGGAGCCGTGGTTCGAGCCGGTGGCTTTAGAGGAGATGCAGGAGATGCAGGAGATCGCCCAGGCTGCAGGAGAGGGAATTGCAGTCCAGGTAGGAGCGCCAGCAGTGATCAAGTGGGCTGGCCAGATCGCCAAGAGCATATGA
- a CDS encoding methanogenesis marker 16 metalloprotein: MQAGWIRWQAEVEEMVGGMEEMAGRLKGNEAFLKILKRIERKEAVVLTAEEVACLAEEDDRSILDEVDVVTTATRAVMSGTYALLSFPVAGQGSFRRARNVWLNGIPAQVGPCPNESLGILDLVVFGTAHSHEQPDYGGGHLFRDLVEGKRILVEVQKDEGGLLQAEVGLGDMPQAMLFGSRHAFKNYSAFVNPGSVPVRTIFHARGFEPHCQEATFSGCGQINPLKCDPLLETIGIGTRILLNAAEGFVLGRGTRSSRDWPNLAGFADMHKMSAEYMGGFMTGAGPECICSLAVPIPVISPTIIDETARKDGEIPLPVNDINSRRRIGQADYGDVWGEGVDLEVEFDPQRCRGCGHCLVERACPMQAVRRNQGAGSACRDTSLCFHCGLCVTECPNGAFRCRLGALRMRSSSGTVRTVPVVLRQSDKLRALRLAEELKSGILDGSFRMSQPVEWI, from the coding sequence TTGCAGGCAGGGTGGATAAGATGGCAGGCAGAGGTGGAGGAGATGGTAGGTGGTATGGAGGAGATGGCAGGCAGGCTTAAGGGAAATGAAGCGTTCTTGAAGATACTGAAGAGGATTGAACGAAAGGAGGCAGTTGTTCTCACTGCAGAGGAGGTAGCCTGTCTGGCGGAGGAGGATGATCGTTCGATTCTAGATGAGGTGGATGTGGTCACCACTGCCACCCGGGCGGTGATGAGCGGGACCTATGCCCTTCTCTCCTTCCCCGTGGCCGGACAGGGCTCTTTTCGGAGGGCAAGGAATGTCTGGCTGAACGGCATTCCCGCTCAGGTGGGACCCTGCCCAAATGAGAGCCTGGGTATTTTGGATCTGGTTGTCTTCGGGACCGCCCACAGCCATGAGCAGCCAGATTACGGCGGAGGCCATCTATTTCGGGATCTGGTGGAGGGGAAGAGGATTCTTGTGGAGGTGCAGAAGGATGAGGGAGGATTGCTGCAGGCGGAGGTGGGGCTGGGGGATATGCCCCAGGCAATGCTGTTCGGCTCCCGCCATGCCTTCAAGAACTACTCCGCCTTCGTCAATCCGGGCTCTGTGCCCGTCAGGACCATCTTTCATGCCCGGGGCTTTGAGCCTCACTGCCAGGAAGCCACCTTCTCAGGCTGCGGTCAGATCAATCCCTTGAAATGCGATCCCCTGTTGGAGACGATCGGCATTGGAACACGCATTCTTCTGAATGCTGCCGAGGGCTTTGTCCTGGGAAGAGGAACCCGCAGCAGCCGGGATTGGCCAAATCTGGCTGGATTTGCGGATATGCATAAAATGTCTGCAGAGTATATGGGCGGCTTTATGACCGGCGCGGGCCCGGAATGCATCTGCTCTCTGGCTGTGCCCATCCCCGTGATAAGCCCCACCATAATCGATGAGACTGCCCGCAAAGACGGGGAGATTCCCCTGCCGGTCAATGATATCAACAGCAGAAGGAGAATCGGTCAGGCAGATTATGGAGATGTCTGGGGGGAGGGGGTGGACCTGGAGGTCGAGTTCGATCCCCAGAGGTGCAGGGGTTGCGGGCATTGCCTGGTGGAACGGGCCTGCCCCATGCAGGCCGTCCGCCGCAATCAGGGAGCGGGATCGGCCTGCAGGGATACATCGCTCTGCTTTCACTGCGGCCTGTGCGTGACTGAATGCCCAAATGGTGCCTTCCGCTGCCGTTTGGGGGCCTTGAGGATGAGGAGCTCTTCTGGAACAGTCCGCACTGTGCCTGTGGTCCTGCGCCAGTCGGACAAGCTGCGGGCACTGAGGCTGGCAGAAGAGCTGAAGAGCGGGATTCTCGATGGCTCTTTCAGGATGAGCCAGCCGGTAGAATGGATCTGA